From a region of the Gordonia sp. PP30 genome:
- a CDS encoding CDP-alcohol phosphatidyltransferase family protein gives MNTPVPADRIWTVPNALSMMRLVLIPVFIWLLMFQDSPGWAFVVLFVSGASDWLDGKLARWLDQSSQIGALLDPAADRLYVVIIPICFGLKGYVPWWIIGVIIARDVLLLATAPLLSSRGVTALPTLYIGKAATFALMSSFPWLLAGQIDGVIGTVCFPIGWAFLIWGVVLYVWSLILYWIQTIAVVRRMPRAPSAGAATDR, from the coding sequence GTGAACACCCCCGTGCCCGCCGACCGCATCTGGACGGTGCCCAACGCGCTGAGCATGATGCGGCTGGTCCTGATCCCGGTCTTCATCTGGCTGCTGATGTTCCAGGACTCGCCGGGCTGGGCGTTCGTGGTGCTGTTCGTCTCGGGCGCCTCGGACTGGCTCGATGGCAAGCTGGCCCGCTGGCTCGATCAGTCGTCGCAGATCGGTGCGCTCCTCGACCCGGCGGCCGACCGTCTGTACGTGGTGATCATCCCGATCTGCTTCGGGCTCAAGGGGTACGTGCCGTGGTGGATCATCGGGGTGATCATCGCCCGCGACGTGCTGCTGCTGGCCACCGCGCCGCTGCTGTCCTCCCGCGGCGTCACCGCGCTGCCGACGCTGTACATCGGCAAGGCGGCGACCTTCGCGCTGATGAGTTCGTTCCCGTGGCTGCTGGCCGGACAGATCGACGGGGTGATCGGCACCGTCTGCTTCCCGATCGGCTGGGCCTTCCTGATCTGGGGCGTCGTGCTGTACGTGTGGTCGCTGATCCTGTACTGGATCCAGACCATCGCCGTCGTACGCCGGATGCCGAGGGCTCCGTCGGCGGGAGCCGCGACCGACCGCTAG
- the gcvH gene encoding glycine cleavage system protein GcvH, producing MTSTQVPEDLRYTDEHEWIRKVGPSTVRIGVTDFAQNALNEVVFVQLPDLEAEAAEGESFAEIESHKSVSDIYAPLAGVVSAVNDAVVDAPELVNSDPYGEGWLLEITVADDADLDALLGDLLDADGYREVITD from the coding sequence TTGACTTCCACCCAGGTTCCCGAAGATCTGCGCTACACCGACGAGCACGAGTGGATCCGCAAGGTCGGACCGTCGACCGTGCGCATCGGCGTCACCGATTTCGCGCAGAACGCGCTGAACGAGGTGGTCTTCGTGCAGCTGCCGGACCTGGAGGCCGAGGCCGCCGAGGGCGAGTCGTTCGCGGAGATCGAGTCGCACAAGAGCGTGTCGGACATCTACGCGCCGCTCGCCGGCGTGGTCTCGGCGGTGAACGACGCCGTCGTCGATGCCCCCGAGCTGGTCAATTCCGACCCGTACGGGGAGGGCTGGCTGCTGGAGATCACGGTGGCCGACGACGCCGATCTGGACGCCCTGCTCGGCGACCTGCTGGACGCCGACGGATACCGCGAGGTCATCACCGACTGA
- the garA gene encoding glycogen accumulation regulator GarA, producing the protein MVSGNDDGFEAPVETTSVFREEFIKEIDAPATGPEPTDTGVERLLPGTALLVVKRGPNAGSRFLLDQATTSAGRHPDSDIFLDDVTVSRRHAEFRLSGSDFKVVDVGSLNGTYVNREPVDDATLSSGDEVQIGKFRLVFLSGPRAEG; encoded by the coding sequence GTGGTGAGCGGTAACGACGACGGTTTTGAAGCTCCGGTGGAGACCACCTCGGTCTTCCGTGAGGAGTTCATCAAGGAGATCGACGCCCCGGCGACGGGCCCCGAGCCCACGGATACCGGTGTCGAGCGCCTGCTGCCCGGTACCGCGCTGCTGGTCGTCAAGCGCGGCCCCAATGCCGGCTCGCGCTTCCTGCTCGACCAGGCCACCACCTCGGCCGGCCGCCACCCGGACAGCGACATCTTCCTCGACGACGTGACGGTCAGCCGCCGGCACGCCGAGTTCCGGCTGTCCGGCAGCGACTTCAAGGTGGTCGACGTGGGCAGCCTCAACGGCACCTACGTGAACCGCGAGCCGGTCGACGATGCCACCCTCAGCAGCGGTGACGAGGTGCAGATCGGCAAGTTCCGTCTGGTCTTCCTGTCCGGCCCGCGGGCCGAGGGCTAA
- a CDS encoding MerR family transcriptional regulator: MSIGAVLALLREDFPDVSISKIRFLEAEGLVTPERAPSGYRRFSDADCERLRFVLTAQRDRYLPLKVIREQLEAIDAQAADAPGTRLLSSARSAVAPATDFAARGGRVSREALIERTGVDAAFISELMRNSLLTSGPGGFFDEDAVRLVEAAAALANFGLETRHLRAFKVSADREAGLVAQIANPIAKGKGTGARDRAEELIREMAALSVTLHTQLVKAAVRGVLD; this comes from the coding sequence ATGTCGATCGGCGCCGTCCTGGCCCTCCTGCGCGAAGACTTTCCGGACGTCTCCATCTCCAAGATCCGCTTCCTCGAGGCCGAAGGTCTCGTGACCCCGGAGCGGGCGCCGTCGGGCTATCGCCGATTCAGCGATGCCGACTGCGAACGGCTGCGCTTCGTGCTGACGGCGCAGCGCGACCGCTATCTGCCGCTGAAGGTGATCCGCGAACAGCTCGAGGCGATCGACGCGCAGGCCGCCGACGCGCCGGGCACCCGGCTGCTGTCGTCGGCGCGCAGCGCCGTCGCCCCGGCGACCGACTTCGCCGCCCGTGGCGGCCGGGTCTCGCGGGAGGCGCTGATCGAGCGGACCGGCGTGGATGCCGCGTTCATCAGCGAGCTGATGCGCAACAGTCTGCTGACCTCCGGTCCCGGCGGCTTCTTCGACGAGGACGCGGTGCGCCTCGTGGAGGCCGCGGCGGCGCTGGCCAACTTCGGCCTGGAGACCCGCCATCTGCGGGCCTTCAAGGTGAGCGCGGACCGCGAGGCCGGCCTCGTCGCCCAGATCGCCAATCCGATCGCCAAGGGCAAGGGGACCGGGGCGCGGGATCGCGCCGAGGAACTGATCCGCGAGATGGCGGCGCTCTCGGTGACCCTGCATACTCAATTGGTGAAGGCCGCCGTCCGCGGCGTCCTCGACTGA
- a CDS encoding bifunctional nuclease family protein, giving the protein MGEMRVVGIRVDAPQNQPVLLLRETEGERYLAIWIGQSEAASIALQQRGIEPPRPLTHDLIVNLCAAFDQDLTQVRIVDMQEGTFYAEMVFSGGAVISARPSDAIAVAMRVDAPIVASDEVLADAGLAMPDEEAGGAGEVESQEELEAFREFLDQVSPEDFLGPDSAP; this is encoded by the coding sequence ATGGGTGAGATGCGTGTGGTCGGAATCCGGGTCGACGCGCCGCAGAACCAGCCGGTCCTGCTGCTCCGGGAGACCGAGGGCGAGCGCTACCTGGCGATCTGGATCGGCCAGAGCGAGGCCGCGTCGATCGCTCTCCAGCAGCGCGGCATCGAACCGCCGCGACCCCTGACGCACGATCTGATCGTCAATCTCTGCGCGGCGTTCGACCAGGACCTCACGCAGGTCCGCATCGTCGACATGCAGGAGGGCACCTTCTACGCGGAGATGGTCTTCTCCGGCGGTGCCGTGATCTCCGCGCGGCCCTCGGATGCGATCGCCGTCGCGATGCGCGTCGATGCCCCGATCGTCGCGAGCGACGAGGTGCTGGCTGACGCCGGGCTCGCGATGCCCGACGAAGAGGCCGGTGGCGCGGGCGAGGTGGAGTCCCAGGAGGAGCTCGAGGCGTTCCGGGAGTTCCTCGATCAGGTGTCGCCCGAGGACTTTCTCGGCCCCGACTCCGCCCCTTGA
- a CDS encoding MerR family transcriptional regulator has protein sequence MQGGLDEVAPGLFPNDTVPDELVGYRVPTACQIAGITYRQLDYWARTSLVVPSIRGAVGSGSQRLYSFKDILILKIVKRLLDTGISLQNIRVAVDHLRQRGVEDLSRITLFSDGTTVYECTSAEEVVDLLQGGQGVFGIAVSGAMRELTGTIVDFPGERADGGVSETAPEDELAARRKNRTRRTG, from the coding sequence GTGCAGGGCGGCCTCGACGAGGTCGCGCCGGGTCTCTTCCCGAACGACACCGTGCCCGACGAGCTCGTCGGCTACCGGGTCCCGACGGCCTGCCAGATCGCCGGCATCACCTACCGCCAGCTGGACTACTGGGCCCGCACCTCGCTCGTCGTCCCGTCCATCCGCGGCGCGGTCGGCTCGGGCAGCCAGCGGCTCTACTCCTTCAAGGACATCCTGATCCTGAAGATCGTCAAGCGCCTGCTCGACACCGGGATCTCCCTGCAGAACATCCGCGTCGCCGTCGACCACCTCCGCCAGCGCGGCGTCGAGGATCTCTCCCGCATCACCCTCTTCTCGGACGGCACCACCGTCTACGAGTGCACGTCCGCCGAAGAGGTCGTCGACCTCCTGCAGGGCGGCCAGGGCGTGTTCGGCATCGCCGTCTCTGGCGCCATGCGCGAACTGACCGGCACCATCGTCGACTTCCCCGGCGAGCGCGCCGACGGAGGGGTCTCCGAAACCGCCCCCGAAGACGAATTGGCCGCCCGGCGGAAGAACCGTACGCGTCGTACGGGGTAG
- the gcvP gene encoding aminomethyl-transferring glycine dehydrogenase gives MTAATPNSSARTDGLGGEFVARHIGPDEAETARILDVLGVASLDELAAQVVPASIAAPDGALAALDAPLSEAAVAARLRTLAAKNTVAKSMIGLGYYDTVTPAVLRRNIVENPAWYTAYTPYQPEISQGRLEALLNFQTMVADLTGMEVANASMLDEATAAAEAMTLLRRASRSKSPRVVVDDDLFPQTRALIDTRAEPLGIEVVEASLDPAADGAGLPDGEFFGVIAQVPGASGRIVDLAPIIAAAHERGALVAAGLDLLAATLITPPGEQGADVVFGTTQRFGVPMGFGGPHAGYLAVGAALTRQMPGRLVGVSKDADGNLAYRLSLQTREQHIRREKATSNICTAQVLLAVLAAMYASYHGPAGLRAIAERVHARAAALADGLAGAGRTVSHARFFDTIVVEVPGEAGRLVAKAKADKGINLRLIDDDRIGIACDETTTEGDVADLLEVFSAGDAAPSSFSAGIVDRTSPYLTHPAFHLHRTETAMLRYLRMLSDKDIALDRSMIPLGSCTMKLNATTEMEPITWPEFAGLHPFAPAGDTVGSRELITDLESWLVAITGYDRVSLQPNAGSQGEYAGLLAIRKYHLANGDDARDICLIPSSAHGTNAASAVMAGLRVVVVGCRENGDVDTDDLRAKIEKHAGELAAIMITYPSTHGVFEDEVTDICAAVHDAGGQVYVDGANLNALVGLARPGRFGGDVSHLNLHKTFCIPHGGGGPGVGPVAVREHLAPFLPGHPLAPELPDTGITISAAPYGSASILPITYAYIAMMGADGLRRATLTAIASANYIARRLADHFPVLYTDARGWVAHECILDLRELIKATGVSVDDVAKRLADYGFHAPTMSFPVANTLMVEPTESENLAELDAFIDAMIAIRGEIDKVADGTWTVDDNPLHGAPHTAECLVADWDQAYDRLTAVYPAGLPSAGARAKIWPSVRRIDNAFGDRNLVCSCPPIEAFAE, from the coding sequence ATGACCGCTGCCACTCCGAACAGCTCCGCCCGCACCGATGGTCTGGGCGGCGAGTTCGTCGCCCGCCACATCGGTCCCGACGAGGCCGAGACCGCACGCATCCTCGACGTGCTCGGTGTCGCCTCGCTCGACGAGCTGGCCGCGCAGGTGGTGCCGGCGTCGATCGCCGCTCCCGACGGTGCCCTCGCCGCGCTCGACGCGCCGCTCTCGGAGGCCGCCGTCGCCGCGCGCCTGCGGACCCTCGCGGCGAAGAACACCGTCGCCAAGAGCATGATCGGCCTCGGCTACTACGACACCGTCACCCCGGCGGTGCTGCGCCGCAACATCGTCGAGAACCCCGCCTGGTACACGGCGTACACGCCGTACCAGCCGGAGATCAGCCAGGGCCGTCTCGAGGCCCTCCTCAACTTCCAGACCATGGTCGCCGACCTCACCGGCATGGAGGTGGCCAACGCGTCGATGCTCGACGAGGCGACCGCCGCCGCCGAGGCCATGACGCTGCTGCGCCGGGCGAGCAGGTCGAAGTCGCCGCGCGTCGTCGTCGACGACGACCTGTTCCCGCAGACTCGCGCCCTGATCGACACGCGCGCCGAGCCGCTGGGCATCGAGGTGGTCGAGGCCTCCCTCGATCCCGCCGCCGACGGTGCCGGACTGCCCGACGGTGAGTTCTTCGGCGTGATCGCGCAGGTCCCCGGGGCGAGCGGGCGGATCGTCGACCTCGCGCCGATCATCGCCGCCGCCCACGAGCGCGGCGCGCTGGTCGCCGCCGGCCTCGATCTGCTGGCCGCCACCCTGATCACCCCGCCCGGCGAGCAGGGCGCCGACGTGGTCTTCGGCACCACCCAGCGCTTCGGCGTCCCGATGGGCTTCGGCGGACCGCACGCCGGATACCTCGCGGTCGGCGCCGCACTGACCCGGCAGATGCCGGGCCGCCTGGTCGGCGTCTCCAAGGACGCCGACGGCAATCTCGCCTACCGGCTGTCGCTGCAGACCCGCGAACAGCACATCCGCCGGGAGAAGGCCACCAGCAACATCTGCACCGCGCAGGTGCTGCTGGCCGTGCTCGCCGCGATGTACGCGTCGTACCACGGTCCGGCCGGGCTGCGGGCGATCGCCGAGCGTGTGCACGCCCGCGCCGCCGCGCTGGCGGACGGCCTCGCCGGTGCCGGCCGCACGGTGTCGCATGCGCGCTTCTTCGACACGATCGTGGTCGAGGTGCCGGGCGAGGCCGGCCGCCTGGTCGCGAAGGCCAAGGCCGACAAGGGCATCAACCTGCGCCTGATCGACGACGACCGCATCGGCATCGCGTGCGACGAGACCACCACCGAGGGCGACGTCGCCGATCTGCTGGAGGTCTTCTCCGCTGGTGACGCGGCACCGTCGTCGTTCAGCGCCGGGATCGTCGATCGGACGTCGCCGTACCTGACGCACCCGGCATTCCACCTGCACCGCACCGAGACCGCGATGCTGCGGTACCTGCGCATGCTGTCGGACAAGGACATCGCGCTCGACCGCAGCATGATCCCGCTCGGCTCGTGCACCATGAAGCTCAACGCGACCACCGAGATGGAGCCGATCACCTGGCCCGAGTTCGCCGGTCTGCACCCGTTCGCGCCGGCCGGCGACACGGTCGGCAGCCGGGAACTGATCACCGATCTGGAGAGCTGGCTGGTCGCGATCACTGGGTACGACCGGGTGAGCCTGCAGCCGAACGCCGGCTCGCAGGGGGAGTACGCCGGCCTGCTCGCGATCCGTAAGTACCACCTGGCGAACGGCGACGACGCGCGCGACATCTGCCTGATCCCGTCGAGCGCGCACGGCACCAACGCGGCCTCCGCGGTGATGGCCGGCCTGCGCGTGGTGGTGGTCGGCTGCCGGGAGAACGGCGACGTCGATACCGACGACCTGCGCGCCAAGATCGAGAAGCACGCGGGCGAACTGGCCGCGATCATGATCACCTACCCGTCGACGCACGGCGTCTTCGAGGACGAGGTGACCGACATCTGTGCGGCCGTGCACGACGCCGGCGGCCAGGTGTACGTCGACGGCGCCAACCTGAACGCGCTGGTCGGACTCGCCCGGCCGGGCCGGTTCGGCGGCGACGTCTCGCACCTGAATCTGCACAAGACCTTCTGCATCCCGCACGGCGGCGGCGGTCCGGGCGTCGGTCCGGTGGCGGTGCGCGAGCACCTGGCCCCGTTCCTGCCCGGTCATCCGCTCGCGCCGGAACTGCCGGACACCGGAATCACCATCTCGGCCGCGCCCTACGGCTCGGCGTCGATCCTGCCGATCACCTACGCCTACATCGCGATGATGGGCGCCGACGGCCTCCGCCGGGCCACGCTGACCGCGATCGCGTCGGCCAACTACATCGCCCGCCGCCTCGCCGACCACTTCCCGGTGCTCTACACCGACGCCCGCGGCTGGGTGGCGCACGAGTGCATCCTCGACCTGCGGGAACTGATCAAGGCCACCGGTGTCAGCGTCGACGACGTCGCCAAGCGCCTCGCCGACTACGGCTTCCACGCCCCGACCATGAGCTTCCCGGTCGCGAACACCCTGATGGTGGAGCCGACCGAGAGCGAGAACCTCGCCGAGCTCGACGCCTTCATCGACGCGATGATCGCGATCCGCGGTGAGATCGACAAGGTGGCCGACGGCACCTGGACCGTCGACGACAACCCCCTGCACGGGGCCCCGCACACCGCGGAGTGCCTGGTCGCCGACTGGGACCAGGCGTACGACCGGCTCACCGCGGTCTACCCGGCCGGGCTGCCCTCGGCCGGGGCGCGCGCCAAGATCTGGCCGTCGGTCCGCCGCATCGACAACGCCTTCGGCGACCGCAACCTGGTGTGCAGCTGCCCCCCGATCGAGGCCTTCGCCGAGTAG
- a CDS encoding dihydrofolate reductase family protein — protein MRKVRVHNLNISLDGYSAGGSVTYEKPIGDAGRLFGYFDGRVIDGVQHVDDPITADRIFTSAWGQGIGAEIMGRRKFGPQTGPWGDDDWRGWWGDEPPFKTPVLVLTHHEREPIAFANGTVFHFVDAGPAQALAFADELAGGRDIRLGGGPTSVREFLQADLVDFLHLVTIPVVIGSGVSIWDGCAELQDRFDIESVTTGRGLTHQFWNRKR, from the coding sequence ATGCGTAAAGTCCGGGTCCACAACCTGAACATCTCCCTCGACGGCTACAGCGCCGGCGGCTCGGTCACCTACGAGAAGCCCATCGGCGACGCCGGCCGGCTGTTCGGCTACTTCGACGGCCGGGTGATCGACGGCGTGCAGCACGTCGACGATCCGATCACCGCCGACCGCATCTTCACCTCCGCCTGGGGTCAGGGGATCGGCGCCGAGATCATGGGCCGCCGCAAGTTCGGCCCGCAGACCGGCCCGTGGGGCGACGACGACTGGCGCGGCTGGTGGGGCGACGAGCCGCCGTTCAAGACGCCGGTGCTCGTGCTGACCCACCACGAACGCGAGCCGATCGCGTTCGCCAACGGCACCGTCTTCCACTTCGTCGACGCCGGCCCCGCGCAGGCGCTCGCCTTCGCCGACGAACTGGCCGGCGGCCGGGACATCCGGCTGGGCGGCGGACCGACGTCGGTCCGCGAATTCCTGCAGGCCGACCTCGTCGACTTCCTGCACCTGGTGACCATCCCGGTGGTCATCGGGTCCGGGGTGTCCATCTGGGACGGCTGCGCCGAACTCCAGGACCGGTTCGACATCGAGTCGGTGACCACCGGCCGCGGCCTGACGCACCAGTTCTGGAACCGGAAGCGCTGA
- a CDS encoding flavin reductase family protein: protein MSAPARSRSRAALDPASLRRLFGHIPSGLVAVAALGTEGPLGVLVATFAPVSLDPPLVSVAIARSSTTLPALRDSSHWGLSVLGEHQRHVADGFRRPADQRFSDLDWSATSDGAIHLDGAAATLTVCPVEFVPAGDHVIALAALTDHAAGPTSDPLIFHHSRFHRLDKETHR, encoded by the coding sequence GTGAGCGCGCCGGCACGCAGCCGCAGCCGCGCGGCCCTCGATCCGGCGTCGCTGCGCCGCTTGTTCGGGCACATCCCGTCGGGGCTGGTCGCCGTCGCGGCGCTCGGCACCGAGGGACCGCTCGGGGTCCTGGTCGCCACCTTCGCGCCGGTCTCGCTCGACCCACCGCTCGTCTCGGTCGCCATCGCCCGGTCGTCGACCACCCTCCCCGCGCTGCGGGACAGCAGCCACTGGGGGCTCAGTGTGCTCGGCGAGCACCAGCGGCACGTCGCCGACGGCTTCCGGCGGCCCGCCGATCAGCGGTTCAGCGACCTCGACTGGTCGGCGACGTCCGACGGGGCGATCCATCTCGACGGTGCGGCGGCCACCCTCACGGTGTGTCCGGTCGAGTTCGTGCCGGCGGGCGACCACGTGATCGCCCTCGCCGCGCTCACCGATCACGCCGCCGGGCCCACGAGCGACCCGCTGATCTTCCATCACAGCCGATTCCACCGTCTCGACAAGGAGACCCACCGATGA
- a CDS encoding LLM class flavin-dependent oxidoreductase, with the protein MSLKLHWFLPTYGDSRFIVGGGHGLPAGAARGDRDASIGYLSSIARAAEDFGFTAALTPAGAWCEDAWLTTAMVARETERLGFLVAFRPGLVSPTLAAQMAATFSRHAPGRILLNVVTGGEPAEQRAYGDHLDKAARYRRTDEFLTVVRGLWRGDTVTHHGEFLTVDDAHLATLPLPTPPVYFGGSSPEAGPVAARHSDVYLTWGEPPEAVAAKIAWIRGLAAEHGRTVRFGIRLHVITRDTAEQAWAEAGRLLGALDESVVEGVQNGLARSESTGQAAMRDLHSGHRANGSWRDPHALEIVPNLWAGVGLVRGGAGTALVGSHVEVADLIERYAELGISEFVLSGYPHLEELYWFGEGVVPQLVARGLFDDPRLASPAPAGQPFLAGAR; encoded by the coding sequence ATGTCACTGAAACTGCACTGGTTCCTTCCGACCTACGGCGATTCCCGCTTCATCGTCGGCGGCGGCCACGGGCTTCCGGCCGGGGCCGCCCGCGGCGACCGCGACGCGTCGATCGGCTACCTGAGCTCGATCGCCCGGGCCGCCGAGGACTTCGGCTTCACCGCCGCCCTCACCCCGGCCGGGGCCTGGTGCGAGGACGCCTGGCTGACCACCGCGATGGTGGCCCGCGAGACCGAACGGCTCGGCTTCCTGGTCGCCTTCCGGCCCGGCCTGGTGAGCCCCACGCTGGCCGCACAGATGGCCGCCACGTTCTCCCGGCACGCACCGGGCCGGATCCTGCTGAACGTCGTGACCGGAGGCGAGCCCGCCGAGCAGCGCGCCTACGGCGATCACCTGGACAAGGCCGCCCGCTACCGGCGCACCGATGAGTTCCTGACCGTCGTGCGCGGCCTCTGGCGGGGCGATACCGTCACCCACCACGGCGAATTCCTCACCGTCGACGACGCCCACCTGGCCACTCTCCCGCTGCCCACCCCGCCGGTCTACTTCGGCGGCTCGTCGCCCGAAGCCGGCCCGGTCGCCGCCCGGCACAGCGACGTCTACCTCACCTGGGGCGAGCCGCCGGAGGCGGTCGCCGCCAAGATCGCCTGGATCCGCGGGCTGGCCGCCGAGCACGGCCGCACCGTCCGCTTCGGCATCCGGCTGCACGTGATCACCCGGGACACCGCCGAGCAGGCGTGGGCCGAGGCCGGCCGGCTGCTCGGCGCTCTCGACGAGAGCGTCGTCGAGGGTGTCCAGAACGGCCTCGCGCGCAGCGAGTCGACCGGGCAGGCGGCGATGCGCGATCTGCACAGCGGACACCGCGCCAACGGGTCGTGGCGCGACCCGCACGCGCTGGAGATCGTGCCGAACCTCTGGGCCGGCGTCGGTCTGGTCCGGGGCGGCGCGGGCACCGCGCTGGTCGGCAGCCACGTCGAGGTGGCCGACCTCATCGAACGCTACGCCGAGCTGGGCATCTCCGAGTTCGTGCTGTCCGGCTACCCGCACCTGGAGGAGCTGTACTGGTTCGGCGAGGGCGTCGTCCCGCAGCTCGTCGCGCGGGGCCTGTTCGACGACCCGCGGCTCGCGTCCCCCGCACCGGCCGGGCAGCCGTTCCTGGCGGGTGCCCGGTGA
- a CDS encoding acyl-CoA dehydrogenase family protein, with amino-acid sequence MPESIGDAEQALDRVAKLAPALAAGASERDRDRRLPRAEIAALSESGLLTITVPRRFGGPGLGATVLARVVAALAAADGSIAQIPQSHFVFLEALARGGSPALGEEIFGRVLRGARIANAQTERGGTTVRDDATRLTRGPGGRLTLTGTKYYCTGAAFADILAVRAVADDGTTVIAYADATAPGITIDDDWAGFGQRTTSSGTVTFDGTPVADDHLVDYTALLATPSTYGARAQLVHAAIDTGIARGALDAAASVVTGARPWFEAYEAGATRAADDPLLLAQAGDLELAVRGAESLLGTAARRIDDAEAAPADDPAALAEASLATAAAKVAAGRAARRAGSELFDFGGTRTAAEGANLSRYWRDARTHTLHDPERWKLHHLGRWALARELPPSHGTL; translated from the coding sequence GTGCCCGAGTCCATCGGTGACGCCGAACAGGCGCTGGACCGGGTCGCCAAGCTCGCCCCCGCCCTCGCAGCGGGGGCGAGTGAGCGCGACCGGGATCGTCGTCTCCCCCGCGCCGAGATCGCCGCGCTCTCCGAGTCCGGACTGCTCACGATCACCGTGCCGCGGCGATTCGGCGGTCCAGGGCTCGGCGCCACGGTGCTGGCCCGGGTGGTGGCGGCCCTCGCCGCCGCGGACGGCAGCATCGCCCAGATCCCGCAGAGCCACTTCGTCTTCCTCGAGGCGCTGGCCCGCGGCGGCAGCCCCGCCCTGGGCGAGGAGATCTTCGGCCGGGTCCTGCGCGGTGCCCGGATCGCCAACGCACAGACCGAACGCGGTGGCACCACGGTCCGCGACGACGCCACCCGGCTCACCCGCGGACCCGGCGGGCGACTCACCCTGACCGGCACAAAGTACTACTGCACCGGGGCGGCCTTCGCCGACATCCTGGCGGTCCGCGCCGTCGCCGACGACGGCACCACCGTGATCGCCTACGCCGATGCCACCGCACCCGGCATCACGATCGACGACGACTGGGCCGGCTTCGGCCAGCGCACCACCAGCAGCGGCACCGTCACCTTCGACGGCACCCCCGTCGCCGACGATCACCTCGTGGACTACACCGCCCTGCTGGCCACGCCGAGCACCTACGGCGCCCGGGCCCAGCTGGTGCACGCCGCGATCGACACCGGGATCGCGCGCGGCGCCCTCGATGCGGCGGCGAGCGTGGTGACCGGGGCCCGGCCCTGGTTCGAGGCCTACGAGGCTGGCGCGACCCGCGCCGCCGACGACCCGCTGCTCCTGGCGCAGGCCGGTGACCTCGAGCTCGCCGTCCGCGGCGCCGAGTCGCTGCTCGGCACGGCGGCCCGGCGGATCGACGACGCCGAGGCCGCGCCCGCCGACGACCCCGCGGCCCTCGCCGAGGCCTCGCTGGCGACCGCGGCGGCCAAGGTCGCCGCCGGACGCGCGGCACGTCGTGCCGGCAGCGAGCTGTTCGACTTCGGCGGCACCCGGACCGCGGCCGAAGGAGCCAACCTGTCCCGCTACTGGCGTGACGCCCGCACCCACACCTTGCACGACCCAGAACGCTGGAAACTCCATCACCTCGGCCGCTGGGCCCTCGCGCGGGAGCTCCCGCCGAGCCACGGCACCCTCTGA